A part of Solicola gregarius genomic DNA contains:
- a CDS encoding ABC transporter ATP-binding protein, with protein MTNETDSQGPAAVGLADVTKRFGTVTAVDRMSLAIRPGEVVALLGPNGAGKTSTIDMILGLQEPTAGTVDVYGIAPRKAVALGAVSAVMQTGGLLKEYTVSETVELTASLFTPARPVGEVLERAGIADIRDRRVGKCSGGQQQRLRFALALLPDPDLLILDEPTTGMDVEGRRDFWTAIREDSQRGRTTIFATHYLEEADAYADRIVFMRKGRIVADGTAAEVKSMSAGRTLRATLPGADQRRLASIPGVDSVDVRGDSVLIHAADADAAARYLLTETPACDLEITSRNLEDAFVALTSDDTDTSAYEGVLA; from the coding sequence ATGACGAACGAAACAGACTCGCAAGGCCCGGCAGCCGTCGGACTCGCCGACGTGACGAAGCGATTCGGGACCGTGACCGCCGTCGACCGGATGTCGCTGGCGATCCGGCCCGGTGAGGTCGTCGCGCTGCTCGGCCCGAACGGCGCCGGCAAGACCAGCACGATCGACATGATCCTGGGCCTGCAGGAGCCGACCGCGGGCACGGTCGACGTGTACGGCATTGCGCCGCGCAAGGCCGTGGCGCTCGGCGCGGTGTCGGCGGTCATGCAGACCGGGGGGTTGCTCAAGGAGTACACCGTCAGCGAGACCGTCGAGCTGACGGCCTCGCTGTTCACGCCGGCACGTCCGGTGGGTGAGGTCCTCGAGCGGGCCGGGATCGCCGACATCCGCGACCGCCGCGTCGGAAAGTGCTCCGGAGGCCAGCAACAGCGCCTGCGGTTCGCGCTCGCGCTGCTGCCCGACCCGGACCTGCTGATCCTCGACGAGCCCACCACGGGCATGGACGTCGAAGGCCGACGCGACTTCTGGACCGCGATCCGCGAGGATTCGCAACGCGGTCGTACGACGATCTTCGCGACGCACTACCTCGAGGAGGCAGATGCGTACGCCGACCGGATCGTGTTCATGCGCAAGGGACGCATCGTCGCCGACGGCACCGCAGCCGAGGTCAAGAGCATGTCGGCCGGGCGTACGCTCCGCGCGACCCTCCCGGGTGCAGACCAGCGACGCCTCGCGTCGATCCCCGGTGTCGACTCGGTCGACGTACGCGGCGACTCCGTGCTGATCCACGCCGCCGACGCCGATGCGGCGGCGCGCTACCTGCTCACCGAGACACCCGCGTGCGACCTGGAGATCACGTCGCGCAACCTCGAGGACGCGTTCGTCGCCCTGACCAGTGACGACACCGACACCTCCGCATACGAAGGAGTTCTGGCATGA
- a CDS encoding metal ABC transporter permease: MAVTLELLDYDFMRRALTAALLTGLTAPAIGTYLVQRRLALLGDGIGHIALTGVAVGLLTNQAPLVTAVIVSALGALAIELLRAYGRTSGDVALALLFYGGIAGGVLLTNLAGDSVATLNSYLFGAITTVSDSDLRLVWILAAVVLIVAIGLAPQLFAVCQDEEYARVTGVPVRAYGLLIAVLAAVTVTVSMRTVGLLLVSALMVVPVATAQQFTRSFRTTFGIAMVLGVIASISGVGASFEYDTSPGPTIVMIALAFFLVTAPVGAAIRAARRRRLPFDATVEPAHVPAVEHPHEHGDDCGHAAVPHGDHVDYIHGGHRHASHQGHYDEH; this comes from the coding sequence ATGGCCGTGACGCTCGAGCTGCTCGACTACGACTTCATGCGGCGCGCGCTGACCGCCGCGCTGTTGACCGGACTCACGGCGCCCGCGATCGGCACGTACCTCGTGCAGCGGCGTCTTGCCCTGCTCGGAGACGGCATCGGACACATCGCGCTGACCGGCGTGGCCGTCGGGCTGCTGACGAACCAGGCTCCCCTCGTCACCGCCGTGATCGTCTCGGCGCTCGGCGCGCTCGCCATCGAGCTGCTGCGCGCGTACGGACGTACGAGCGGCGACGTCGCACTCGCGCTGCTCTTCTACGGAGGCATCGCGGGTGGCGTGCTGCTGACCAACCTCGCGGGCGACTCCGTCGCGACCCTGAACAGCTATCTGTTCGGGGCGATCACCACGGTGTCCGACTCCGACCTCCGGCTCGTCTGGATCCTCGCCGCCGTCGTGCTCATCGTCGCGATCGGCCTTGCCCCACAGCTGTTCGCGGTGTGCCAGGACGAGGAGTACGCGCGCGTCACGGGCGTGCCCGTCCGTGCGTACGGGCTGTTGATCGCCGTGCTCGCGGCCGTCACCGTCACGGTCTCGATGCGCACGGTCGGCCTGCTGCTGGTATCGGCGCTGATGGTCGTACCCGTTGCCACCGCGCAACAGTTCACGCGCAGCTTCCGGACGACCTTCGGTATCGCGATGGTCCTCGGAGTCATCGCCTCGATCTCCGGGGTCGGCGCGAGCTTCGAGTACGACACCTCGCCCGGGCCCACGATCGTGATGATCGCGCTCGCGTTCTTCCTGGTGACCGCGCCGGTCGGGGCCGCCATCCGCGCAGCACGCCGCAGACGGCTGCCGTTCGACGCGACCGTCGAGCCCGCCCACGTACCGGCCGTCGAACACCCTCACGAACACGGCGACGACTGCGGTCACGCGGCGGTCCCCCACGGCGACCACGTCGACTACATTCATGGCGGTCACCGACACGCCTCCCACCAAGGCCACTACGACGAGCACTGA
- a CDS encoding ABC transporter permease, translating into MTTHAIERRAPRLGGFSATFLRLELRRMLRNRRTVIFTLVMPAAFFLLFGTDSSYRTESAGSGNVTAYIMVSMAVYGAMIATTSAGAMVSVERAVGWSRQLRLTPLNPGAYIAVKVVVAMTMGLAAVVVVSVVGMATGADLPVGDLIACAVLAWLCSLVFAAFGLFMGYLLPSENVMQILGPVLALMSFAGGLFVPVDQMGDTFATIAKLTPVYGVGEIARWPLDPSGSLAVAVLNVAAWTAVFAAGAAWRFRRDTARV; encoded by the coding sequence ATGACCACCCATGCAATCGAGCGTCGCGCACCGCGGCTCGGCGGCTTCTCGGCGACGTTCCTCAGGCTCGAGCTGCGGCGGATGCTGCGCAACCGGCGCACCGTGATCTTCACGCTGGTCATGCCGGCGGCGTTCTTCCTGCTGTTCGGCACCGACAGCTCGTACCGCACCGAGAGCGCCGGATCCGGCAACGTCACCGCGTACATCATGGTGTCGATGGCCGTGTACGGCGCGATGATCGCCACCACGAGCGCGGGCGCCATGGTGTCCGTCGAGCGCGCCGTGGGCTGGAGCCGGCAGCTACGTCTCACCCCGCTGAACCCGGGCGCGTACATCGCGGTCAAGGTCGTCGTCGCGATGACGATGGGGCTCGCCGCGGTGGTCGTGGTCAGCGTGGTCGGGATGGCGACCGGTGCCGACCTGCCGGTCGGCGACCTCATCGCCTGTGCGGTGCTCGCCTGGCTGTGCTCGCTGGTGTTCGCCGCGTTCGGGCTGTTCATGGGCTACCTGCTGCCGAGCGAGAACGTGATGCAGATCCTCGGCCCGGTTCTGGCGCTGATGTCCTTCGCCGGCGGGTTGTTCGTACCCGTCGACCAGATGGGCGACACGTTCGCCACGATCGCGAAGCTGACACCGGTCTACGGCGTCGGCGAGATCGCCCGCTGGCCGCTCGATCCCAGCGGCTCACTCGCCGTCGCGGTCCTCAACGTCGCCGCGTGGACGGCGGTCTTCGCGGCCGGCGCCGCCTGGCGCTTCCGCCGCGACACGGCGCGGGTCTGA
- a CDS encoding antibiotic biosynthesis monooxygenase family protein gives MIVVTRYRVTPGDASSFATRAHTALDALAQQRGYRTGGVGRNVDDESLWTLTTLWDDTGSYRRALSSTDVKLAAVPLLSEAIAEPTAYEEI, from the coding sequence ATGATCGTTGTGACCAGGTACCGCGTCACGCCGGGCGATGCGTCGTCATTCGCCACCCGCGCGCACACCGCGCTCGACGCGCTGGCGCAACAACGCGGCTACCGTACCGGCGGCGTCGGCCGCAACGTCGACGATGAGTCGCTATGGACGCTCACCACGCTGTGGGACGACACCGGTTCGTACCGCCGCGCGCTGTCGAGCACCGACGTCAAGCTGGCCGCCGTACCGCTGCTGTCCGAGGCGATTGCCGAGCCGACCGCGTACGAGGAGATCTGA
- a CDS encoding ABC transporter ATP-binding protein gives MSSVTFEKATRVFPGQERPAVDHLDLEIEDGEFLVLVGPSGCGKSTSLRMLAGLEEVDDGRVLIGDRDVTNLPPKSRDIAMVFQNYALYPHMSVAQNMGFALKIAGTDKAEIKKRVEEAAKILDISDYLERKPKALSGGQRQRVAMGRAIVRSPEVFLMDEPLSNLDAKLRVETRNQIAQLQRRLATTTVYVTHDQVEAMTMGDRVAVLRDGVLQQCASPREMYDHPANVFVAGFIGSPSMNLMTLPLTDDGVRFGDSVVNVSRDTLKQVSDSTAVLGVRPEDLVLGDSGVPLEVDVVEELGSDAFVYGRAMIDDVEHSLIARVEARTPPAKGATLHVQAAPERVHLFATDTGERIS, from the coding sequence ATGTCCTCAGTGACCTTCGAGAAGGCGACGCGCGTCTTCCCCGGCCAGGAACGCCCGGCCGTCGACCACCTTGACCTCGAGATCGAAGACGGCGAGTTCCTCGTCCTCGTCGGTCCGTCCGGATGCGGGAAGTCCACCTCGCTTCGGATGCTCGCCGGCCTCGAAGAGGTCGACGACGGCCGCGTACTCATCGGCGACCGTGACGTCACGAACCTCCCACCGAAGTCCCGCGATATCGCGATGGTCTTCCAGAACTACGCCCTCTACCCGCACATGTCGGTTGCCCAGAACATGGGCTTCGCGCTCAAGATCGCCGGCACCGACAAGGCCGAGATCAAGAAGCGGGTCGAGGAGGCGGCGAAGATCCTCGACATCAGCGACTACCTCGAGCGCAAGCCCAAGGCGTTGTCCGGCGGCCAGCGCCAGCGGGTCGCCATGGGCCGGGCGATCGTACGCTCGCCCGAGGTGTTCCTGATGGACGAGCCGCTGTCGAACCTCGACGCCAAGCTGCGCGTCGAGACGCGCAACCAGATCGCCCAGCTGCAGCGCCGCCTCGCCACGACGACGGTGTACGTCACCCACGACCAGGTCGAGGCCATGACCATGGGCGACCGGGTCGCGGTGCTCCGCGACGGCGTGCTCCAGCAGTGCGCGAGCCCGCGTGAGATGTACGACCATCCGGCAAACGTGTTCGTGGCGGGCTTCATCGGCTCACCGAGCATGAACCTGATGACCCTGCCGCTGACCGACGACGGTGTTCGCTTCGGCGACAGCGTCGTCAACGTCTCGCGCGACACGCTGAAGCAGGTCTCCGACTCGACCGCCGTGCTCGGCGTACGCCCCGAAGACCTCGTCCTCGGCGACAGCGGCGTGCCGCTCGAGGTCGATGTCGTCGAGGAGCTCGGCTCCGATGCGTTCGTGTACGGCCGCGCGATGATCGACGACGTCGAGCACTCGTTGATCGCCCGGGTCGAGGCGCGTACGCCCCCGGCGAAGGGCGCGACGCTGCACGTACAGGCAGCGCCCGAGCGGGTGCACCTGTTCGCCACCGACACCGGCGAGCGGATCAGCTGA
- a CDS encoding sensor histidine kinase has product MSTTEQQILGSGPPRFRWFAAGIWLVYLGSLAGRLLGDASGWQQAVGLTALAIFVVLYLVAVTWPRAFRTEPVRRRELLGRWAYIGGMLACSALMIPGGGDDALTSLVFVTAAAMGTLPLRQGWGVLVVLFIVTEASGRLVDGWSEGGNGFAIVLAGLAVWGFRMAFLRQRRLLEAERELREHALEEERTRIARDLHDILGHSLTVISVKTELAERMLDVDPARTRAELLDLARLSRDALADVRSTAAGLRGVSLPGEIASAREALESAAIDAELPTVADEVPSRWRELFAWTVREAVTNVVRHSAAQRCTVRLTPHSVTIADDGIGVGEVSTEGRGLIGLRERTRLAGGTLSTGPGPSGAGFSVRVEVPE; this is encoded by the coding sequence GTGAGCACGACGGAGCAGCAGATCCTCGGCAGCGGGCCACCGCGGTTCAGGTGGTTCGCTGCCGGCATCTGGCTCGTCTACCTCGGGTCGCTGGCAGGGCGCCTGCTGGGCGACGCGAGTGGCTGGCAGCAGGCGGTCGGGCTGACGGCGCTGGCGATCTTCGTGGTGCTCTACCTCGTCGCCGTCACCTGGCCGCGGGCGTTTCGCACCGAGCCAGTGCGCCGACGCGAGCTGCTGGGGCGCTGGGCGTACATCGGCGGCATGCTCGCCTGCAGCGCGCTGATGATCCCCGGCGGCGGTGACGACGCACTCACCAGCCTCGTCTTCGTGACCGCCGCCGCGATGGGCACCCTGCCCCTACGACAGGGGTGGGGTGTGCTCGTCGTCCTGTTCATCGTCACGGAGGCCTCGGGTCGGCTGGTCGACGGCTGGTCCGAGGGGGGCAACGGGTTCGCGATCGTGCTCGCGGGTCTCGCGGTATGGGGCTTCCGGATGGCGTTCCTTCGGCAGCGTCGGTTGCTCGAGGCCGAGCGCGAGCTGCGCGAGCATGCGCTCGAAGAGGAGCGCACGCGGATCGCCCGCGATCTCCACGACATTCTGGGCCACTCGCTCACGGTGATCTCGGTGAAGACCGAGCTGGCCGAACGGATGCTCGACGTCGACCCGGCGCGTACCCGAGCCGAGCTGCTCGACCTCGCACGTCTGAGCCGCGACGCGCTGGCAGACGTACGCTCGACCGCCGCCGGGCTGCGCGGCGTCTCGCTTCCCGGCGAGATCGCCTCGGCACGCGAGGCCCTCGAGTCGGCCGCGATCGACGCGGAGCTGCCGACGGTTGCCGACGAGGTGCCGAGCCGTTGGCGCGAGCTCTTCGCCTGGACCGTACGCGAGGCGGTCACCAACGTCGTACGCCACAGCGCGGCGCAGCGATGCACGGTCAGGCTGACACCACACTCGGTGACGATCGCGGACGACGGCATCGGAGTGGGCGAGGTGTCGACGGAGGGACGCGGCTTGATCGGGCTCCGGGAGCGTACGCGGCTCGCGGGCGGCACCCTGTCGACCGGGCCTGGTCCGTCCGGGGCAGGCTTCTCGGTACGAGTGGAGGTTCCCGAGTGA
- the dusB gene encoding tRNA dihydrouridine synthase DusB: protein MTATETVAAPLRLGDLEIPTPVVLAPMAGVTNASFRKLCSEHGAGLYVCEMITSRGIVEGDRTSLSMLVFDEAEKVRSVQLYGIDPVYIGKAVEILCGDHGVDHVDLNFGCPVPKVTRKGGGAALPWKSTLLGDILDSAVRSAAPYGVPVTMKTRKGIDDDHLTYLDAGRIAQDVGCAAIALHGRTAAQHYSGTADWDAIGELVSSVDIPVLGNGDIWEASDATRMVEQTGCAGVVVGRGCLGRPWLFRDLAARFAGEFVQELPTLGEVRAMMRRHAELLSGYLGEERGCVEFRKHVAWYLKGFSAGGRLRDSLGKVSSLATLDELLDGLDPTEPYPVGELGRPRGRQGSPRKVTVPEGWLNSREVDSIDPDAEDGTSGG from the coding sequence ATGACCGCAACGGAGACAGTCGCCGCGCCGCTGCGTCTCGGCGACCTCGAGATCCCGACGCCGGTCGTGCTCGCACCCATGGCCGGCGTCACCAACGCGTCGTTCCGCAAGCTGTGCAGTGAGCACGGCGCCGGCTTGTACGTCTGCGAGATGATCACCTCGCGCGGCATCGTCGAGGGCGATCGCACCAGCCTGTCGATGCTCGTCTTCGACGAGGCCGAGAAGGTGCGCTCCGTGCAGCTGTACGGCATCGACCCGGTCTACATCGGCAAGGCCGTCGAGATCCTCTGCGGCGACCACGGCGTCGACCACGTCGACCTGAACTTCGGCTGCCCCGTGCCCAAGGTCACCCGCAAGGGCGGCGGTGCTGCCCTCCCGTGGAAGTCCACGTTGCTCGGCGACATCCTCGACTCGGCCGTACGCTCGGCCGCACCGTACGGCGTGCCGGTCACCATGAAGACGCGCAAGGGCATCGACGACGACCACCTCACGTACCTCGACGCGGGCCGGATCGCGCAGGACGTCGGCTGTGCAGCGATCGCGTTGCACGGGCGTACCGCCGCGCAGCACTACTCGGGCACTGCCGACTGGGACGCGATCGGCGAGCTCGTGTCGAGCGTCGACATTCCGGTGTTGGGCAACGGCGACATCTGGGAGGCGTCCGATGCGACGCGCATGGTCGAGCAGACTGGCTGTGCGGGTGTCGTCGTCGGCCGAGGCTGCTTGGGGCGCCCGTGGCTGTTCCGCGACCTCGCGGCGCGGTTCGCCGGCGAGTTCGTCCAGGAGCTGCCGACGCTGGGCGAGGTACGCGCGATGATGCGGCGGCATGCGGAGCTGCTGAGCGGCTACCTCGGCGAGGAGCGTGGCTGTGTGGAGTTCCGCAAGCATGTGGCGTGGTACCTCAAGGGCTTCAGCGCCGGCGGACGGCTGCGCGACAGCCTCGGCAAGGTGTCGTCGCTCGCGACGCTCGACGAGCTGCTCGACGGCCTCGACCCGACCGAGCCGTACCCAGTCGGTGAACTCGGGCGGCCACGCGGTCGACAGGGGAGTCCGCGCAAGGTCACGGTCCCCGAGGGCTGGCTCAATTCACGCGAGGTCGACTCGATCGACCCTGACGCCGAGGACGGAACCTCGGGCGGCTGA
- a CDS encoding response regulator transcription factor — MSSDEPTGGPIRLLLADDQALVRGALAALLDLEPDLSVVAEVSRGDDVLTAAREHHPDVALLDVEMPGLDGVAAARQVLADVPGCRVLMVTTFGRPGYLQAAMAAGASGFVVKDTPARQLADAVRRVHSGLRVVDPQLAADSLAQGTVPLTERETDVLRAAKDGGTVADIARDLHLSEGTVRNYLSSAIGKTGARTRAEAVRVADENGWLLR, encoded by the coding sequence GTGAGCAGCGACGAACCGACAGGCGGCCCGATCCGGCTGTTGCTTGCCGACGACCAGGCGCTCGTCCGCGGTGCGCTGGCGGCCCTGCTCGATCTAGAGCCGGACCTGAGCGTGGTGGCGGAGGTCTCGCGCGGTGACGACGTGTTGACCGCGGCGCGCGAGCACCACCCCGACGTCGCGCTGCTCGACGTGGAGATGCCCGGCCTCGACGGTGTCGCGGCTGCCCGCCAGGTGCTCGCCGACGTACCCGGGTGCCGGGTGCTGATGGTGACGACGTTCGGGCGTCCCGGATACCTGCAGGCGGCGATGGCCGCGGGGGCGAGTGGCTTCGTGGTCAAGGACACCCCGGCCCGGCAGCTGGCCGACGCCGTACGCCGCGTGCACAGCGGGCTGCGGGTCGTCGACCCACAGCTCGCGGCGGACTCGCTCGCCCAAGGCACGGTGCCGCTGACCGAGCGCGAGACCGACGTGCTCCGCGCCGCGAAGGACGGCGGCACGGTCGCCGACATCGCCCGCGACCTGCACCTGTCCGAGGGCACGGTCCGCAACTACCTGTCGAGTGCGATCGGAAAGACGGGTGCGCGTACGCGCGCCGAGGCCGTCCGCGTCGCCGACGAGAACGGCTGGCTGCTGCGCTGA
- a CDS encoding metal ABC transporter substrate-binding protein yields the protein MESSYAIPLPLLLAAVAPVLLLTACGGDADSASGTRVVASFYPFAYVAEQVGGDAVDVENLTSPGAEPHDIELAPKQVAAVQDADLAIFETGFQPAVDDAVDQADLSDDARLDVADVVTLHEAEEGEHEHEGEEGHDHGSLDPHVWLDPNNMIAITEAAADHLSDADPDHAKEFAKNAKAFTDELRGLDRAYEKGLANCERSTIVTSHDAFGYLAARYGLEQVGIAGLDPSTEPSPEQLADITDLVREDGITTIFTEELVSPAVAETVADETGADVATLDPIEGLSDDTADETYVSLMKQNLDALMEANGCS from the coding sequence GTGGAATCGTCCTATGCGATTCCACTCCCCCTGCTCCTCGCCGCCGTCGCTCCGGTGCTGCTGCTCACCGCGTGCGGAGGCGACGCCGACTCGGCATCGGGTACGCGCGTCGTCGCGTCGTTCTACCCGTTCGCGTACGTCGCCGAGCAGGTCGGCGGCGATGCGGTCGACGTCGAGAACCTCACCTCGCCGGGCGCGGAACCGCACGACATCGAGCTCGCACCGAAGCAGGTCGCGGCGGTCCAGGACGCCGACCTCGCGATCTTCGAGACGGGCTTCCAGCCGGCCGTCGACGACGCCGTCGACCAGGCCGACCTGTCCGACGACGCCCGACTCGACGTCGCCGACGTGGTCACCCTCCACGAGGCTGAGGAAGGCGAGCACGAGCACGAGGGCGAGGAGGGGCACGACCACGGCAGCCTCGACCCTCATGTCTGGCTCGATCCGAACAACATGATCGCGATCACCGAGGCGGCGGCCGACCATCTGAGCGACGCGGACCCCGACCACGCCAAGGAGTTCGCGAAGAACGCAAAGGCGTTCACCGATGAGCTCCGCGGGCTCGACCGCGCGTACGAGAAGGGGCTCGCGAACTGCGAACGCAGCACGATCGTGACGAGCCACGACGCATTCGGTTACCTCGCCGCACGGTACGGCCTCGAACAGGTGGGCATCGCCGGGCTCGACCCGAGCACCGAGCCGTCACCGGAGCAGCTCGCTGACATCACCGACCTCGTGCGCGAGGATGGGATCACGACGATCTTCACCGAGGAGCTCGTCAGCCCCGCGGTCGCCGAGACGGTGGCCGACGAGACCGGCGCCGACGTTGCGACGCTCGACCCGATCGAGGGGCTCAGTGACGACACCGCCGACGAGACGTACGTTTCCCTGATGAAACAGAACCTCGACGCGCTGATGGAGGCGAACGGCTGCTCATGA
- a CDS encoding glycine--tRNA ligase, producing the protein MPATNVDTIVSLCKRRGFVFPCGEIYGGTKAAWDYGHLGVELKENIKRQWWRSMVQGRDDVVGLDSSVILPRRVWEASGHVDVFHDPLVECQNCHKRHRQDHLQESYAAKKGIDDPDTVDMALVACPDCGTKGQWTEPREFNMMLKTYLGPIESEEGLNYLRPETAQGIFINFNQVMTAARKRPPFGIAQIGKSFRNEITPGNFIFRTREFEQMEMEFFVEPGTDSKWHEEWIQIRTDWYTGLGIDPANLRHFEHPQEKLSHYAKRTVDIEYRFNFGSKEFDELEGIANRTDFDLSTHAKFSGQELSYFDQEKGERWVPYVIEPAAGLNRSMMAFLLDAYTEDEAPNAKGGVDKRVVLKLDPRLAPVKVAVLPLSRNERLTPKAKGLAADLRANWAVDFDDAGAIGRRYRRHDEIGTPYCVTVDFDSLDDNAVTVRERDTMQQERVSLDQVQSYLASRLVGC; encoded by the coding sequence ATGCCTGCGACCAACGTCGACACCATCGTCAGCCTCTGCAAACGCCGCGGATTCGTCTTCCCTTGCGGTGAGATCTACGGCGGCACGAAGGCCGCCTGGGACTACGGTCACCTCGGTGTCGAGCTCAAGGAGAACATCAAACGCCAGTGGTGGCGGTCGATGGTCCAGGGCCGCGACGACGTCGTCGGCCTCGACTCGTCGGTGATCCTGCCTCGCCGGGTATGGGAGGCGTCGGGACACGTCGACGTGTTCCACGATCCGCTCGTCGAGTGCCAGAACTGTCACAAGCGCCACCGCCAGGACCACCTGCAGGAGTCGTACGCCGCGAAGAAGGGCATCGACGACCCCGACACGGTCGACATGGCGCTGGTCGCCTGCCCCGACTGCGGCACGAAGGGCCAGTGGACCGAGCCGCGCGAGTTCAACATGATGTTGAAGACGTACCTCGGTCCGATCGAGTCCGAGGAGGGCCTGAACTATCTACGGCCCGAGACCGCGCAGGGCATCTTCATCAACTTCAACCAGGTGATGACCGCCGCACGCAAGCGACCGCCGTTCGGCATCGCGCAGATCGGCAAGAGCTTCCGCAACGAGATCACGCCGGGCAACTTCATCTTCCGCACGCGCGAGTTCGAGCAGATGGAGATGGAGTTCTTCGTCGAGCCGGGCACCGACTCGAAGTGGCACGAGGAGTGGATCCAGATCCGCACCGACTGGTACACCGGCCTCGGCATCGACCCCGCCAACCTCCGGCACTTCGAGCACCCGCAGGAGAAGCTGTCGCACTACGCCAAGCGCACCGTCGACATCGAGTACCGCTTCAACTTCGGGTCCAAGGAGTTCGACGAGCTCGAGGGCATCGCCAACCGCACCGACTTCGACCTCTCGACGCACGCGAAGTTCTCCGGCCAGGAGCTCTCGTACTTCGACCAGGAGAAGGGCGAGCGCTGGGTCCCGTACGTGATCGAGCCGGCCGCCGGCCTGAACCGTTCGATGATGGCCTTCCTGCTCGACGCGTACACCGAGGACGAAGCGCCGAACGCCAAGGGCGGCGTCGACAAGCGGGTCGTGCTCAAGCTCGACCCACGGCTCGCGCCGGTCAAGGTCGCGGTGCTCCCGCTGTCGCGCAACGAGCGCCTGACCCCCAAGGCGAAGGGCCTCGCCGCCGACCTACGCGCCAACTGGGCCGTCGACTTCGACGATGCCGGAGCGATCGGACGACGCTACCGGCGCCATGACGAGATCGGTACGCCGTACTGCGTCACGGTCGACTTCGACTCACTCGACGACAACGCGGTCACGGTACGCGAGCGCGACACCATGCAGCAGGAGCGCGTCTCGCTCGACCAGGTTCAGAGCTACCTCGCCTCCCGCCTCGTCGGATGCTGA
- a CDS encoding DUF6703 family protein, whose protein sequence is MSNPSPAGPRSAALLARLQGLPRLTLPVITLVLFLVAAFAPLAYAVPALVLLLALIGWLASLSWPLLDRPARLLRVVAIGALAVLLIGRVVQALG, encoded by the coding sequence GTGAGCAACCCATCCCCCGCAGGACCCCGAAGCGCGGCACTGCTCGCCCGCCTGCAGGGTCTGCCACGGCTGACGCTTCCGGTGATCACCCTGGTGCTGTTCCTGGTCGCCGCGTTCGCGCCGCTCGCGTACGCCGTGCCCGCGCTCGTCCTGTTGCTCGCGCTCATCGGTTGGCTCGCGTCGCTGTCGTGGCCGTTGCTCGACCGGCCGGCGAGGCTGCTGCGCGTGGTCGCCATCGGCGCACTCGCCGTACTGCTGATCGGCCGCGTGGTCCAGGCACTCGGGTAG
- a CDS encoding metal ABC transporter ATP-binding protein: MSGEEDSDPLALHDVGVVLGGRPIVRQVDLSVAAGEFVTLLGSNGSGKSTLVRACVRLLPLATGTVELFGTSIERFRDWRRVGYVPQRSTATSGVPSTVGEVVMTGRLARRRYAGWATARDRRAVREALELVDLAAREGDPVAQLSGGQQQRVMIARALAGEPELLVMDEPTAGVDQHSQEILAGVLRRMLSEQTTVVMVAHELGPFRTMVDRAIVLRDGRIAYDGAVPDERDHSGDQHHLHSSEPVDGAAVPPEGVWP, from the coding sequence ATGAGCGGCGAGGAAGATAGCGACCCCCTTGCGCTGCACGATGTCGGCGTCGTACTCGGCGGCAGGCCGATCGTCCGGCAGGTCGACCTCTCGGTCGCCGCGGGCGAGTTCGTCACGCTCCTCGGCAGCAACGGCTCCGGCAAGTCGACACTCGTACGCGCCTGCGTGCGACTGCTGCCGCTGGCGACGGGCACGGTCGAGCTGTTCGGTACGTCGATCGAACGGTTCCGCGACTGGCGGCGCGTCGGGTACGTGCCGCAGCGGTCGACCGCGACGTCGGGAGTGCCGTCGACGGTCGGCGAGGTGGTGATGACCGGCCGCCTCGCACGTCGCAGGTACGCCGGCTGGGCGACGGCACGCGACCGACGCGCCGTTCGCGAAGCGCTCGAGCTCGTCGACCTCGCCGCGCGCGAAGGCGACCCGGTCGCGCAGCTTTCCGGTGGCCAGCAGCAGCGAGTGATGATCGCACGCGCACTTGCAGGCGAACCGGAGCTGTTGGTCATGGATGAGCCGACGGCCGGCGTCGACCAGCACAGCCAGGAGATCCTCGCCGGCGTACTCCGCCGAATGCTCTCCGAGCAGACGACCGTCGTCATGGTCGCGCACGAGCTCGGTCCGTTCCGGACCATGGTCGACCGCGCGATCGTGCTGCGCGACGGACGCATCGCGTACGACGGAGCCGTACCCGACGAGCGCGACCACAGCGGCGACCAGCACCATCTGCACTCGAGCGAGCCGGTCGACGGCGCCGCCGTACCGCCCGAGGGGGTATGGCCGTGA